The following are encoded together in the Acinetobacter radioresistens DSM 6976 = NBRC 102413 = CIP 103788 genome:
- a CDS encoding NADP-dependent isocitrate dehydrogenase, which translates to MAGGKSTIIYTLTDEAPLLATYSLLPIIETFTKPAGVKVVKTDISVAARVLAEFSDYLSEEQKVVDNLAELGRLTQDPDTNIIKLPNISASVAQLISCIKELQSKGYAIPDYPENPVTEEEKAIKVRYSKCLGSAVNPVLREGNSDRRAPAAVKNYAKKHPHSMGEWKPWSQTHVSHMQEGDFYHGEKSMTLDRARNVKMELITKSGETIVLKPKVALQDGEIIDSMFMSKKALCDFYEKELDDCKEAGILFSLHVKATMMKVSHPIVFGHCVRIYYKDAFEKHGKLFDELGINVNNGMAGLYEKIETLPTSVREEIIADLHACQEHRPALAMVDSAKGITNFHSPNDVIVDASMPAMIRGGGKMWGADGKPYDCKAVMPESTFARIYQEMINFCKWNGNFDPRTMGTVPNVGLMAQKAEEYGSHDKTFEIPEAGIANITDLETGEVLMSQNVEKGDIWRMCQVKDAPIRDWVKLAVNRARNSGMPAIFWLDPYRPHENELIKKVQKYLKDHDTTGLDIQIMSQVRAMRYTLERVARGLDTISVTGNILRDYLTDLFPIMELGTSAKMLSIVPLMAGGGMYETGAGGSAPKHVQQLVEENHLRWDSLGEFLALAVSLEEMGIKEGNDRAKLLARTLDEATGKLLDNDKSPSRRTGELDNRGSHFYLSLYWAQALAAQDEDAELKAKFAPLAQALAENEEKIIAELAQVQGQPADIGGYYAIDQAKVNAVMRPSTTFNNVISSVAV; encoded by the coding sequence ATGGCTGGTGGAAAGTCAACTATCATTTACACACTGACTGACGAGGCGCCACTGCTGGCGACCTATTCGCTACTGCCGATCATTGAGACCTTTACTAAGCCGGCCGGTGTTAAAGTTGTTAAAACTGACATTTCTGTGGCTGCACGCGTGCTCGCTGAATTCTCGGACTACCTCAGTGAAGAGCAGAAGGTAGTAGACAATCTTGCAGAGTTAGGTCGTCTTACCCAAGATCCAGATACTAATATTATCAAGCTTCCAAATATCAGTGCCTCTGTTGCGCAGTTGATCTCGTGTATCAAAGAACTTCAATCAAAAGGTTATGCAATTCCGGATTATCCAGAAAACCCGGTAACCGAAGAAGAAAAAGCAATTAAGGTACGTTATAGTAAATGTTTGGGTTCTGCAGTAAACCCTGTACTACGTGAAGGTAACTCTGACCGTCGTGCACCAGCTGCAGTCAAAAACTATGCGAAAAAACACCCGCACTCTATGGGTGAATGGAAGCCTTGGTCACAAACCCATGTTTCACATATGCAGGAAGGGGACTTCTACCACGGCGAAAAGTCGATGACACTTGATCGTGCGCGTAATGTAAAAATGGAATTGATCACCAAGTCTGGTGAAACCATTGTTCTGAAGCCAAAAGTAGCGCTTCAAGATGGCGAAATTATCGACTCAATGTTCATGAGCAAAAAAGCGCTTTGTGACTTCTATGAAAAAGAATTAGATGATTGTAAAGAAGCTGGCATCCTGTTCTCTTTACACGTAAAAGCGACCATGATGAAAGTATCACACCCGATCGTATTCGGTCACTGTGTGCGTATTTACTATAAAGATGCATTTGAAAAGCACGGTAAACTGTTTGACGAGCTAGGCATTAACGTTAACAACGGTATGGCCGGTCTTTACGAGAAAATTGAAACTTTACCAACCTCTGTACGTGAAGAAATTATTGCTGACCTGCATGCTTGTCAAGAGCACCGTCCAGCGCTTGCGATGGTTGATTCTGCAAAAGGGATCACTAACTTCCACTCACCAAATGATGTCATTGTCGATGCTTCTATGCCGGCAATGATCCGCGGTGGCGGTAAAATGTGGGGCGCTGATGGCAAACCTTATGACTGTAAAGCAGTAATGCCTGAATCGACTTTTGCACGTATCTATCAGGAAATGATTAATTTCTGTAAGTGGAATGGTAATTTCGATCCACGTACGATGGGTACGGTACCTAACGTTGGTCTGATGGCGCAAAAAGCTGAAGAATACGGTTCCCACGACAAGACATTCGAGATTCCTGAAGCGGGTATCGCGAACATCACTGATCTTGAAACAGGTGAAGTGCTGATGTCTCAGAATGTGGAAAAAGGTGATATCTGGCGTATGTGCCAAGTGAAAGATGCGCCAATCCGTGACTGGGTAAAACTGGCTGTAAATCGTGCACGTAACTCAGGTATGCCGGCTATCTTCTGGCTTGACCCATACCGTCCACATGAAAATGAGCTGATCAAGAAAGTACAGAAATACTTAAAAGATCATGATACGACTGGTCTGGATATCCAGATCATGTCTCAAGTACGTGCAATGCGTTATACGCTTGAGCGCGTAGCTCGCGGTCTCGATACTATTTCAGTAACAGGTAATATTTTACGTGACTACCTGACTGACCTGTTCCCGATTATGGAACTGGGTACATCAGCGAAAATGCTGTCTATCGTGCCATTAATGGCTGGTGGCGGCATGTATGAAACGGGTGCTGGCGGTTCTGCACCAAAACATGTTCAGCAGTTAGTTGAAGAAAACCACTTACGCTGGGATTCTTTAGGTGAATTCTTGGCACTGGCGGTTTCTTTAGAAGAAATGGGAATTAAGGAAGGTAATGACCGTGCCAAGCTGTTAGCCAGAACACTTGATGAAGCTACTGGTAAACTGCTCGACAACGATAAATCTCCATCACGTCGTACTGGTGAACTGGATAACCGCGGTAGTCACTTCTATTTATCACTATATTGGGCTCAGGCACTTGCTGCACAGGACGAAGATGCTGAACTTAAAGCAAAATTTGCTCCACTGGCCCAAGCCTTAGCTGAAAATGAAGAGAAAATTATTGCCGAGCTTGCACAAGTGCAGGGTCAACCAGCTGATATTGGTGGCTATTACGCTATTGATCAGGCAAAAGTAAATGCGGTAATGCGTCCAAGTACCACATTCAATAATGTAATTTCGAGCGTTGCTGTTTAA
- a CDS encoding rRNA large subunit pseudouridine synthase E codes for MKIIIFNKPYDVLSQFREDSKHLTLSHFIHDPELRLAGRLDLDSEGLMFLTDHGGLNQFITNPKNKKFKTYLAQVDGDITEEALEQLRQGVELADGMTLPAKARKVEQPEWLWDRDPPVRFRASIPTSWVELQICEGRNRQVRRMTAAVGFPTLRLIRTQIGTIDLVKLGLQPGEQFEIEPLLYPDFKDVPADKPYTGRSAPRNAAKKPFEQKDGKSKFNKEQPKDKGANKAGKKLPSGGTKRVWQTEEGEAKPRRKTNGTTRPGKIRRSNRFG; via the coding sequence ATGAAAATTATCATTTTTAATAAGCCTTATGATGTGCTTTCACAGTTTCGTGAAGACTCTAAGCATTTAACACTCTCCCATTTTATTCATGATCCTGAATTACGGCTGGCTGGTCGTTTAGACTTGGACTCAGAAGGTTTAATGTTTCTCACCGATCATGGCGGTTTGAATCAGTTCATTACTAATCCCAAGAATAAAAAGTTTAAAACCTATCTGGCACAAGTTGATGGCGATATTACAGAAGAAGCTCTCGAGCAGTTACGTCAAGGGGTCGAACTGGCAGATGGTATGACTTTACCGGCCAAAGCCCGTAAGGTTGAGCAGCCGGAATGGTTATGGGACCGCGATCCTCCTGTGCGCTTTCGTGCCAGCATTCCTACTAGCTGGGTTGAGCTGCAAATCTGTGAAGGCCGAAACCGGCAGGTGCGCCGTATGACAGCTGCAGTAGGCTTTCCGACTTTACGTCTGATTCGCACACAAATTGGCACTATTGACTTGGTAAAACTTGGTCTCCAACCAGGTGAGCAGTTTGAAATTGAGCCTCTGCTTTATCCGGACTTTAAAGATGTGCCTGCAGATAAGCCTTATACAGGCCGCAGTGCACCACGTAATGCAGCAAAAAAGCCCTTTGAACAGAAAGATGGCAAGTCCAAATTTAATAAAGAACAGCCTAAAGACAAAGGTGCAAACAAAGCAGGTAAAAAGTTACCATCCGGCGGAACAAAACGCGTATGGCAAACAGAAGAAGGTGAGGCGAAGCCACGTCGCAAGACTAATGGGACTACCCGTCCAGGAAAAATTCGTCGATCTAACCGCTTTGGGTAA
- a CDS encoding FKBP-type peptidyl-prolyl cis-trans isomerase: protein MTAIANNHVVSFHYTLTNAEGETLDQSQGEPLAYLHGAGNIIPGLENALAGKTIGEKFTVNVPAAEGYGEYNPDLVQEVPAQMFQGVDNIQPGMQFQAQTDDGVQIVTVKAVEGENVLVDANFPLAGQDLTFEVEIVDIRDATQEELDHGHVHGAGGHHH from the coding sequence ATGACTGCTATTGCAAATAATCATGTGGTTTCATTCCACTATACACTGACCAATGCAGAGGGCGAGACTCTCGACCAATCTCAGGGTGAACCACTGGCTTATTTGCACGGTGCGGGTAACATTATTCCTGGTTTGGAAAATGCGTTGGCTGGTAAAACAATAGGCGAGAAATTTACTGTAAATGTACCTGCTGCTGAAGGTTACGGTGAATATAATCCTGACCTTGTACAGGAAGTTCCAGCTCAAATGTTCCAAGGTGTAGATAATATCCAGCCTGGTATGCAGTTCCAAGCACAAACTGATGACGGTGTTCAGATTGTGACTGTTAAAGCAGTTGAAGGCGAAAACGTACTGGTTGATGCGAACTTCCCGCTAGCTGGTCAAGACCTGACTTTTGAAGTTGAAATTGTTGATATCCGTGATGCAACTCAAGAAGAGCTTGATCATGGGCATGTTCATGGCGCGGGTGGTCACCACCACTAA
- the icd gene encoding NADP-dependent isocitrate dehydrogenase, with translation MGYQKIVVPADGNKITVNADLSLNVPNHPIIPFIEGDGIGVDITPAMKAVVDAAVLKAYGGKRSIEWMEVYCGEKANKIYGTYMPEETFEALREFVVSIKGPLTTPVGGGIRSLNVALRQELDLYVCVRPVRWFEGVPSPVQHPELTDMVIFRENSEDIYAGIEWKAGSPEAKKVIKFLKEEMGVTKIRFEENCGIGIKPVSKEGTQRLVRKAIQFAIDNDKPSVTLVHKGNIMKYTEGAFKEWGYEVALERFGGELLDGGPWVKIKNPKTGKDIIIKDVIADAFLQQILMRPADYSVIATLNLNGDYISDALAAEVGGIGIAPGANIGGAIQVYEATHGTAPKYAGQDKVNPGSIILSAEMMLRDMGWIEAADLIIKGIAGAIAAKTVTYDFERLMPNATLLRCSEFGQAIIENMGE, from the coding sequence ATGGGTTATCAGAAGATCGTAGTTCCTGCAGATGGTAATAAAATTACAGTCAATGCAGACCTGTCACTGAATGTACCAAACCATCCGATCATTCCTTTCATTGAGGGTGACGGTATTGGTGTGGATATTACACCAGCAATGAAAGCAGTGGTAGATGCTGCGGTTTTAAAAGCTTATGGTGGCAAACGTTCGATCGAGTGGATGGAAGTATATTGCGGTGAAAAAGCCAATAAAATTTACGGCACTTATATGCCTGAAGAAACATTCGAAGCCCTGCGTGAATTTGTTGTCTCAATTAAAGGTCCTTTAACCACGCCGGTTGGTGGCGGGATCCGCTCACTAAACGTCGCATTACGCCAGGAACTGGACCTGTATGTCTGTGTACGTCCAGTACGCTGGTTCGAAGGAGTACCTTCACCTGTCCAGCATCCTGAATTAACAGATATGGTGATCTTCCGTGAGAACTCGGAAGATATCTATGCCGGAATCGAGTGGAAAGCCGGTTCTCCGGAAGCTAAAAAAGTTATAAAGTTTTTAAAAGAAGAAATGGGTGTAACCAAGATCCGTTTTGAAGAAAATTGTGGTATCGGTATTAAGCCTGTTTCTAAAGAAGGTACGCAGCGTCTGGTACGTAAGGCTATTCAGTTTGCAATTGATAATGATAAACCGAGTGTAACGCTTGTGCACAAGGGTAATATCATGAAATATACTGAAGGTGCATTTAAAGAGTGGGGCTATGAAGTTGCACTTGAGCGCTTTGGTGGTGAACTGCTAGATGGTGGTCCGTGGGTTAAAATTAAGAATCCTAAGACTGGTAAAGATATTATTATTAAAGATGTCATCGCTGATGCATTCCTGCAACAGATCTTAATGCGTCCGGCAGATTATTCTGTGATTGCTACGCTGAACCTGAATGGGGACTACATTTCTGATGCACTTGCAGCAGAAGTTGGAGGCATTGGTATTGCGCCCGGTGCAAATATCGGTGGGGCAATTCAAGTATATGAAGCGACTCATGGTACTGCGCCTAAATATGCCGGACAGGATAAAGTCAACCCGGGTTCAATCATTCTTTCTGCTGAGATGATGCTGCGAGATATGGGCTGGATAGAAGCTGCTGATCTGATTATTAAAGGAATTGCTGGCGCTATTGCGGCCAAGACTGTGACTTATGATTTTGAGCGTCTAATGCCAAATGCAACACTTCTGCGCTGTTCTGAATTCGGACAGGCAATTATTGAAAATATGGGCGAGTAA
- a CDS encoding D-alanyl-D-alanine carboxypeptidase PBP6B, with protein MRIFAYLFILFSLCCASLANARLLQVVPESVEAAAWSILDPQSGQIIAEYNSEVQRSPASLTKMMVAYIALKEIENGKLNRNEILTATPVVKMVMWDESQMYLKEGEQISVDQLLAGLIVMSANDAAVTLAERISGNVPAFIERMNQEAQKLGMKNTHFTNPAGITMDGHYSTAHDLALLGQALVNDTPDYLNYSKQQSFTYNNHFHRATNLLLKQDATVDGLKTGFTKAAGYNLALTASRPTMNADLPNRRLIVVVMGTTSAVKRAEVAYKLLNLGYAYTRDEVAIKDKQLLGELPVVKSTLKMFKVKSAQPKIITTSLYNQPYAIDLQTFDNATQRIMLNTGNGILQTIEPLQTTNTHINIELNTKQLTAPLMQVMKLATVHVYQNNQLISTFDIENEVHIEEANFFQRIFLWLVSLFPFMSNDEMKTAPEVFNS; from the coding sequence TTGAGAATATTTGCTTACCTCTTTATTTTATTTAGCTTGTGCTGTGCCAGTCTGGCCAACGCCCGCCTGCTTCAGGTGGTCCCTGAATCAGTTGAAGCCGCAGCCTGGAGCATTCTGGACCCGCAGTCGGGACAGATAATTGCCGAATATAATAGTGAGGTACAGCGCTCACCTGCTTCACTTACCAAGATGATGGTGGCTTATATTGCCCTCAAGGAAATTGAGAACGGGAAACTGAATCGAAATGAAATTCTGACTGCGACCCCGGTGGTAAAAATGGTCATGTGGGATGAATCTCAGATGTATCTGAAGGAAGGCGAGCAGATTTCAGTTGATCAGCTTCTGGCTGGTCTTATTGTGATGTCAGCCAATGATGCTGCGGTGACTTTAGCAGAGCGAATTTCTGGAAACGTGCCTGCATTCATTGAACGCATGAATCAGGAAGCTCAAAAGCTTGGAATGAAAAATACTCATTTTACCAATCCGGCTGGCATTACTATGGATGGGCATTATTCAACTGCGCATGATCTGGCACTGCTGGGCCAGGCACTGGTAAATGACACACCGGATTATCTCAATTACTCCAAACAGCAGAGCTTTACCTATAACAATCATTTTCATCGTGCTACCAATTTGTTACTCAAGCAGGATGCAACAGTAGACGGACTAAAAACCGGTTTTACCAAAGCTGCGGGTTATAACCTTGCGCTTACAGCCAGTCGCCCTACCATGAATGCAGATTTACCTAACCGCCGCCTGATTGTGGTAGTTATGGGTACAACCAGTGCTGTAAAACGTGCCGAGGTAGCTTATAAGTTGCTAAATCTGGGCTATGCATATACGCGAGATGAAGTTGCGATCAAAGACAAACAACTACTCGGTGAACTGCCGGTAGTCAAGTCAACCTTAAAAATGTTTAAGGTAAAGTCAGCCCAACCGAAGATTATAACGACCTCTTTATATAACCAGCCTTATGCAATTGACCTACAGACTTTTGATAATGCAACCCAGCGTATTATGCTTAATACGGGTAATGGTATATTGCAAACCATCGAACCCTTGCAGACGACCAACACTCATATCAATATTGAACTGAATACCAAGCAGTTAACTGCCCCGTTAATGCAGGTCATGAAACTTGCAACTGTGCATGTCTATCAGAACAACCAGCTGATCAGCACATTTGATATTGAAAATGAAGTGCATATTGAAGAAGCTAATTTTTTTCAGAGAATCTTTTTATGGTTGGTCAGCTTATTTCCGTTTATGAGTAATGATGAGATGAAAACTGCACCAGAAGTATTTAATTCTTAA
- a CDS encoding NAD(P)/FAD-dependent oxidoreductase: MAQELHHIVVVGGGAGGLELVTRLGNSLGKQAKAKITLVDQNLTHIWKPLLHEIAAGTLDPYSEEVNYFAHAARHHYQFVSGSLCNVLPEKKQIQLCSATGKNLKTLSYDTLVLAVGSVSNDFNTEGAKEYCYFLDNRAQADQFQKDLLNTYLDAQYSQQPNHLNIAIIGAGATGVELAAQLVEAKENFYRYGLNHIHPDLVKITLIEAADRILPALPEKVAENTLRQIKTLGIEVLTGYKVQHVAKDHISFQDGSALQTDLNIWAAGIKAPQVIEQLEGFEKDHLNRIKVYATLQSYNYPDIFAFGDCAHCQLEADQPPLGPRAQVASQQATFLVRALTARIAERPIPMFHFSDKGSLISLSQNKAVGQLLGQVNVQGSVAKGLYISLYRLHQANIYGYSQAGALTVRDFVTRRIRPKIKLH, translated from the coding sequence ATGGCTCAAGAATTACATCATATCGTCGTGGTCGGCGGTGGCGCAGGTGGCCTCGAACTGGTGACCCGGTTAGGCAATAGTCTGGGCAAGCAAGCTAAAGCAAAAATCACGCTAGTTGACCAGAACCTTACTCATATCTGGAAGCCTCTTCTTCATGAAATCGCTGCCGGTACGCTGGACCCATATAGCGAGGAAGTCAATTATTTTGCTCATGCCGCCAGACATCACTACCAGTTTGTATCAGGCAGTCTATGTAATGTATTACCCGAGAAAAAACAGATTCAGCTTTGCTCCGCCACAGGCAAAAACCTTAAAACGTTAAGCTATGACACGCTAGTACTTGCTGTAGGTTCGGTATCAAATGATTTCAATACCGAAGGAGCTAAAGAATATTGCTATTTCCTGGACAACCGTGCTCAGGCGGACCAGTTTCAGAAAGATTTATTGAACACTTATCTAGATGCACAGTATTCCCAACAGCCTAATCATCTTAATATTGCAATCATTGGTGCTGGTGCAACGGGTGTAGAGCTTGCAGCACAACTGGTCGAGGCTAAAGAAAATTTTTACCGTTATGGCCTGAATCATATACATCCTGATCTGGTTAAAATTACTTTAATTGAAGCAGCAGACCGAATTTTGCCTGCCCTTCCAGAAAAAGTGGCCGAAAATACATTACGACAAATCAAAACGCTAGGCATTGAAGTCCTGACTGGCTATAAAGTACAGCATGTCGCTAAAGACCATATATCTTTTCAGGATGGAAGTGCCTTGCAAACTGATTTGAATATCTGGGCAGCCGGTATCAAGGCACCGCAGGTCATTGAACAGCTAGAAGGTTTTGAAAAAGATCACTTAAACCGTATTAAAGTCTATGCCACCCTGCAGTCTTATAATTACCCGGATATTTTTGCTTTCGGTGATTGTGCACATTGTCAGCTTGAAGCAGACCAGCCACCGCTTGGGCCCCGTGCTCAGGTTGCCAGCCAGCAAGCAACTTTTCTGGTTAGAGCTTTAACAGCCCGTATTGCGGAGAGGCCAATACCCATGTTCCATTTTTCTGATAAGGGCTCACTGATTTCATTAAGCCAGAATAAGGCTGTGGGCCAACTCCTGGGCCAGGTAAATGTCCAGGGATCGGTCGCCAAAGGCTTATATATCTCACTATACCGCTTACATCAGGCTAATATATATGGCTACAGCCAGGCTGGTGCACTCACAGTGAGAGATTTTGTTACACGAAGAATTCGGCCGAAAATAAAATTGCATTGA
- a CDS encoding M61 family metallopeptidase yields MLHYQIEFDDYRQHLIHVTLRFLANPNQVLWLPTWIPGSYLIREFSKHIEAVKAYDEAGRILNISKTEKNKWRLFNTDHELITVEYDVYAYDLSVRGAYVDQTRLYVNPACVCLGLEGQEDTAIEAEVFLPEELKHFQLATALSSKTLVRGRYTLKAKNYMELIDAPFELAEQTRFSFKAQGIPHEFVVSGKHALNVERMQQDIEKICATEISMFGSAPFEHYTFMTMATGNSYGGLEHPNSTSLITPRDDLPKADEPEEPSKDYQRFLGLCSHEYFHSWLVKFIRPENFADYDLNKEGYTSLLWIFEGFTSYYDDLILLRSGVIKQESYLELLKAQIDRYLQNPGRFVQTVAESSFDAWVKFYRQDENSNNAGTSYYNKGCLVALCLDLGLRLRGSSLDALMRKLYENTQNGIQVNERTIYDLCEQLTGDKWIEQINYLINTTDELPLEQLLPEFGLSYSLKNDKSLPFGLKLADKAEGVVVQTVRRDGVGSKAGLSAHDIIIAIDGLKATTKLIEKYAKQQGNYSLLAFRRDELMQFEVQGGSTDLTTVELKVDNQAKIETWLNV; encoded by the coding sequence ATGTTGCATTATCAAATCGAGTTCGATGACTATCGCCAGCACCTGATTCACGTAACTTTACGCTTCTTGGCCAATCCAAATCAGGTCCTGTGGTTACCGACCTGGATTCCGGGCAGTTATTTGATTCGTGAGTTCTCAAAGCATATCGAAGCAGTGAAAGCCTATGATGAAGCAGGCCGGATTTTAAACATCAGTAAGACTGAAAAAAATAAATGGCGCCTGTTTAATACAGACCATGAGCTGATTACGGTTGAATATGATGTGTATGCCTATGATCTTTCAGTTCGCGGAGCTTATGTTGACCAAACCCGTCTTTACGTAAATCCGGCCTGTGTTTGTCTGGGGCTGGAGGGGCAAGAAGACACAGCCATTGAGGCTGAGGTATTTTTACCGGAAGAGTTGAAACACTTTCAGCTTGCCACCGCTTTAAGCTCTAAGACACTGGTTCGAGGCCGTTATACCTTAAAAGCCAAGAATTATATGGAGCTTATTGATGCGCCATTTGAACTGGCAGAGCAGACCCGTTTCAGCTTTAAAGCACAAGGTATTCCACATGAGTTTGTGGTATCCGGCAAACATGCATTGAATGTTGAGCGCATGCAGCAGGATATTGAAAAAATCTGTGCGACAGAAATTTCCATGTTTGGCTCAGCGCCGTTTGAACATTATACCTTTATGACCATGGCTACAGGTAACAGTTATGGTGGTCTTGAACATCCGAACAGTACCAGTTTGATTACTCCACGTGATGATTTGCCTAAGGCTGATGAGCCTGAAGAACCCTCCAAGGATTATCAGCGCTTTTTAGGACTGTGCAGCCATGAATATTTTCATTCATGGCTGGTCAAATTTATACGTCCAGAAAACTTTGCTGACTATGATCTGAACAAGGAAGGTTACACTTCACTGTTATGGATTTTTGAAGGCTTCACTTCTTATTATGACGATCTCATTTTATTGCGTAGCGGCGTAATCAAGCAGGAATCCTATTTAGAATTACTCAAAGCCCAGATAGATCGCTATTTACAAAATCCGGGCCGTTTTGTGCAGACCGTAGCAGAGTCAAGTTTTGATGCCTGGGTGAAATTTTATCGTCAGGATGAAAATTCAAACAATGCGGGCACCAGCTATTACAACAAAGGCTGCCTGGTAGCACTATGTTTGGATCTGGGCCTGCGTTTACGTGGTTCGAGCCTCGACGCTTTAATGCGTAAACTGTATGAAAACACTCAAAACGGCATACAGGTAAATGAACGTACTATTTATGATTTGTGCGAGCAGTTGACTGGTGATAAGTGGATTGAACAGATTAATTATCTGATTAACACGACTGATGAATTGCCACTTGAGCAGCTCTTGCCGGAGTTTGGTCTTAGTTACAGTTTGAAAAATGACAAGTCTCTACCATTTGGTTTAAAACTGGCAGATAAAGCCGAGGGGGTGGTTGTGCAGACTGTACGCCGTGATGGAGTCGGTTCAAAAGCAGGACTTTCTGCCCATGATATTATTATTGCAATTGATGGTTTAAAAGCCACCACTAAACTGATTGAAAAATATGCAAAACAGCAAGGAAATTATAGCTTGCTTGCTTTCCGTCGTGATGAACTGATGCAGTTTGAAGTGCAAGGTGGTTCTACAGATCTAACTACTGTAGAGCTAAAAGTAGATAATCAAGCCAAGATTGAAACTTGGTTAAATGTCTAA
- a CDS encoding ELM1/GtrOC1 family putative glycosyltransferase — protein sequence MIRELSSQSQILVVHDGHTGHLNPSLAIGEILEQQFRNSYETLKVPVNLGNSMVSLLKRLSWFPRLFRVMAKLIFGAAPVHIAQYRLIVCSGMSNLLYSAYLSQEFDIPLAFSGDIGSFNEHLIHWTISALAQPTQVEQIILPTLPVRKKFIELRAQPHCGEASLLLGGPTHEYPFTQADYLNIIRHFDFFVEAYNIQGYIVCSRRTPAFNSRIKKYLKTSGLKFVSINDTTPIEHLVARSKYIFVTEDSSTMLSEAIQSGRIVRSVCLNPEHNNLLIEKYLHNHLIQRQPANQPFYTDERFPYIADLDLIRPLGSHFRNYLLFDDHYAPYDLRRKFA from the coding sequence ATGATCAGAGAACTTTCGAGCCAATCCCAAATTTTGGTAGTGCATGATGGTCATACTGGTCATTTAAACCCCTCTCTTGCAATTGGAGAGATTCTTGAACAACAGTTTAGAAATTCTTATGAAACCTTAAAAGTTCCAGTAAATCTGGGCAACTCTATGGTCAGTCTATTAAAGCGCCTTTCTTGGTTTCCTAGATTATTTCGTGTAATGGCAAAGCTAATATTTGGTGCTGCCCCAGTGCATATTGCCCAGTATCGGTTGATTGTGTGTTCAGGTATGTCCAATCTGCTGTATTCAGCTTATCTGTCGCAAGAGTTCGATATCCCTTTAGCATTTTCAGGTGATATAGGTAGTTTTAATGAACACTTAATTCACTGGACTATTAGCGCATTGGCTCAACCTACTCAGGTTGAACAGATTATTTTACCTACACTTCCGGTCAGAAAAAAATTTATTGAACTCCGTGCCCAACCTCACTGTGGTGAGGCAAGTTTGCTATTGGGCGGCCCTACCCACGAATATCCCTTTACACAAGCAGACTATCTTAACATTATCCGTCATTTTGATTTTTTTGTGGAGGCTTATAATATCCAGGGTTATATTGTTTGCTCGAGGCGTACGCCTGCCTTTAATAGCCGAATTAAAAAATATCTCAAGACCTCAGGACTAAAATTTGTGTCTATAAACGACACTACACCAATTGAACATCTGGTTGCGAGAAGCAAATATATTTTTGTGACTGAAGATAGTAGTACTATGCTTTCTGAAGCAATTCAGAGCGGTCGGATTGTACGGTCAGTCTGCCTGAATCCCGAACACAACAACTTGTTGATTGAAAAGTATTTACATAATCATCTTATACAGCGCCAGCCAGCAAATCAGCCCTTTTATACAGATGAACGTTTTCCTTATATTGCCGATCTAGATCTGATCCGCCCACTGGGTAGTCATTTCCGCAATTATTTATTATTTGATGATCATTATGCGCCTTATGATCTGCGCAGGAAATTTGCTTAA
- a CDS encoding flavin reductase family protein — protein MLNPHIQHVPLEKAYRLLTHGPTVLVSSKDHKETDVMAAAWACALEFNPAKVTVVLDKSTKTRQLIENSGYFALQIPNLKQLELVYKLGTTSKMTEPNKLEICQVELFQFENSDLPVVADCSAWLLCELIPEPHIQQAHDLFIGKVIAAYADNRVFSQGRWHFEDADEEWRTIHHVAGGHFYSIGKAVSVEEANLEL, from the coding sequence ATGTTAAATCCACACATTCAACATGTTCCCCTAGAGAAAGCTTATCGTCTGCTGACACACGGTCCTACTGTTTTAGTCTCGAGTAAAGACCATAAAGAGACAGATGTGATGGCTGCTGCATGGGCATGTGCACTTGAGTTCAATCCAGCCAAAGTGACTGTAGTGCTGGATAAAAGTACAAAAACCCGGCAGCTTATTGAGAATTCGGGTTATTTCGCCTTACAGATTCCCAATCTTAAACAACTGGAACTCGTATACAAACTCGGCACTACCAGCAAGATGACTGAACCTAATAAGCTGGAGATTTGTCAGGTTGAGCTGTTCCAGTTTGAAAACTCCGATCTTCCCGTGGTTGCAGACTGTTCAGCATGGCTACTGTGTGAATTAATTCCGGAACCCCATATCCAGCAGGCACATGATCTGTTTATTGGAAAGGTTATTGCAGCCTATGCAGATAATAGGGTTTTCAGTCAGGGCCGCTGGCACTTTGAAGATGCAGATGAAGAGTGGCGAACCATTCACCATGTAGCAGGAGGACACTTTTATAGTATCGGTAAAGCAGTCTCTGTAGAAGAAGCAAATCTGGAGTTATAG